The following are encoded in a window of Doryrhamphus excisus isolate RoL2022-K1 chromosome 16, RoL_Dexc_1.0, whole genome shotgun sequence genomic DNA:
- the LOC131104695 gene encoding lens fiber major intrinsic protein-like, whose amino-acid sequence MWEFRSMSFWRAVFAEFFGTMFFVFFGMGAALRWSAGPHHVLHVALCFGLAAATLIQSIGHISGGHINPAVTFAYLVGAQLSLFRAFFYIIAQCLGAVAGAAVLYGVTPGNMRGNMALNTLQPGISLGMATTVEVFLTIQLVVCIFAVTDERRNGRLGSAALSIGFSITIGHLMGMYYTGAGMNPARSFAPAVLFRNFINHWVYWVGPMIGAAVGALLYDFMLFPRMRGLSERLATLKGTQPPERENQQDTRGEPIELKTQAL is encoded by the exons ATGTGGGAGTTCCGATCTATGAGTTTTTGGCGGGCGGTTTTTGCAGAGTTCTTCGGGActatgttttttgtatttttcggCATGGGCGCCGCCCTACGTTGGAGCGCCGGGCCTCATCATGTTCTACATGTGGCCTTGTGTTTCGGACTGGCGGCCGCCACTCTCATTCAATCCATCGGGCACATCAGCGGCGGCCATATTAACCCGGCCGTTACTTTCGCATATTTAGTCGGGGCACAGCTGTCTCTTTTCCGCGCTTTCTTCTACATTATCGCGCAGTGTCTTGGCGCTGTTGCCGGGGCTGCTGTGCTGTACGGCGTCACGCCTGGCAACATGAGAGGCAACATGGCATTGAACACG CTGCAGCCTGGCATCAGTCTGGGAATGGCCACCACCGTGGAGGTCTTCCTGACCATACAGCTCGTCGTGTGTATCTTCGCTGTGACGGACGAGAGGAGAAATGGACGCCTGGGTTCCGCCGCCCTCTCGATCGGCTTCTCCATCACCATCGGGCACCTCATGGGG ATGTACTACACAGGTGCTGGCATGAACCCTGCCAGGTCTTTCGCACCCGCCGTGCTCTTCAGAAACTTCATCAACCATTGG GTTTACTGGGTCGGACCCATGATCGGTGCGGCCGTGGGCGCTCTCCTGTACGACTTCATGCTCTTTCCACGTATGAGGGGTCTCTCTGAACGCCTTGCCACCCTGAAGGGCACTCAGCCCCCGGAGAGGGAGAACCAGCAGGACACCCGCGGGGAGCCCATCGAGCTCAAGACACAAGCCTTGTAA